In Acidobacteriota bacterium, a genomic segment contains:
- the fdxH gene encoding formate dehydrogenase subunit beta, which produces MADTLSIRRVSATPDAYIPISALRSAGPTYAKLVDIGACIGCKGCEVACKEWNDLGVEPTANFGSYQSHQDLSPKTWLLMRFNEVEVDGNLNWLIKKDACLHCEEPGCLFACPAPGAIVQYTNGIVDFNQENCIGCQYCVTGCPFDIPRFDVHTRKVSKCNMCVDRVEAGLEPACVKTCPTNAISWGSKHDMLALADKKVETLNARGYQNAAVYNPAGVGGTHMMYVVPHGDRLADYSLPSDPTASPTPMTALGFLKRIGAYLMGFGVLGVVGHFLRYGPERLEEHEDHEPRGDAGAPAA; this is translated from the coding sequence ATGGCAGACACCCTCTCCATCCGTCGCGTGTCGGCGACCCCGGACGCCTACATCCCGATCAGCGCCCTGCGCTCGGCCGGGCCGACCTACGCCAAGCTCGTCGACATCGGGGCCTGCATCGGCTGCAAGGGGTGCGAGGTCGCTTGCAAGGAGTGGAACGATCTCGGCGTCGAGCCGACCGCCAACTTCGGGAGCTACCAGAGCCACCAGGATCTGAGCCCGAAGACGTGGCTGCTGATGCGCTTCAACGAGGTGGAGGTCGACGGCAACCTCAACTGGCTGATCAAGAAGGACGCCTGCCTGCACTGCGAGGAGCCGGGCTGCCTGTTCGCCTGTCCGGCCCCCGGCGCCATCGTGCAGTACACGAACGGCATCGTCGACTTCAACCAGGAGAACTGCATCGGCTGCCAGTACTGCGTCACCGGCTGCCCGTTCGACATCCCGCGCTTCGACGTCCACACGCGCAAGGTCTCCAAGTGCAACATGTGCGTCGACCGCGTCGAGGCGGGGCTCGAGCCGGCCTGCGTGAAGACCTGCCCGACCAACGCCATCTCCTGGGGCAGCAAGCACGACATGCTGGCGCTGGCCGACAAGAAGGTGGAGACGCTCAACGCGCGCGGTTACCAGAACGCGGCGGTCTACAACCCGGCCGGCGTCGGCGGCACGCACATGATGTACGTCGTCCCGCACGGCGACCGCCTGGCGGACTACAGCCTGCCGTCGGATCCGACCGCGAGCCCGACGCCGATGACCGCGCTCGGGTTCCTCAAGCGGATCGGCGCGTACCTGATGGGCTTCGGCGTGCTCGGGGTGGTCGGCCACTTCCTGCGCTACGGACCCGAGCGGCTGGAGGAGCACGAGGATCACGAACCGCGCGGGGACGCCGGCGCACCGGCCGCCTGA
- a CDS encoding Uma2 family endonuclease: protein MSAAATAARQRKSSPQPRATYQDVLDAPPHRVAEIVDGVLHTNPRPAMPHARASSSLGVKIGGPFDHDAGGPGGWWIIDEPELHLGEDILVPDLAGSRRERMPVYPDAAYCTLAPDWVCEILSPSTRKFDLHGKRPVYAREGVGHLWLVDPTDRTLEAFELREGEWVLIATAQDDAPVRIRPFEAFTFSLGDLWP from the coding sequence ATGAGCGCGGCAGCCACGGCGGCACGGCAGCGTAAGTCGAGCCCGCAACCGCGGGCGACCTACCAGGACGTGCTCGACGCCCCGCCCCATCGCGTAGCCGAGATCGTCGACGGCGTGCTCCACACCAACCCGCGGCCGGCCATGCCGCACGCACGAGCCAGTTCATCCCTGGGCGTCAAGATCGGCGGCCCCTTCGATCACGACGCCGGCGGCCCCGGCGGCTGGTGGATCATCGACGAACCGGAGCTGCACCTGGGCGAGGACATCCTCGTCCCCGATCTGGCGGGCTCGCGCCGCGAACGAATGCCGGTCTATCCCGACGCGGCGTACTGCACGCTGGCGCCGGACTGGGTGTGCGAAATACTCTCGCCCTCGACCCGCAAGTTCGACCTGCACGGCAAGCGCCCCGTCTACGCGCGGGAGGGGGTCGGGCATCTCTGGCTGGTCGACCCGACGGATCGCACCCTGGAGGCTTTCGAACTGCGCGAGGGAGAGTGGGTGCTGATCGCGACCGCGCAGGACGACGCCCCGGTCCGCATCCGCCCCTTCGAGGCGTTCACCTTCAGCCTCGGCGATCTGTGGCCCTGA
- a CDS encoding formate dehydrogenase subunit gamma gives MADRILQRFDFAERIVHWVVGVTFVLLLATGLAFAYPALFWLTALLGGGPSARVLHPWVGVLFGIGMVFMIAIWVRDMFLSDVDWRWLRAVRAYATRDAANVPPAGKYNAGQKMFFWFQGLLAVVFVVSGVPLWFPESFGAGLLQWMRLAHYFATLGGGLLLIVHVYLGTIAYPGTARAMIDGTVTERWARHHHPGWHEEQTRP, from the coding sequence ATGGCCGACCGGATACTCCAGCGCTTCGACTTCGCCGAGCGCATCGTCCACTGGGTGGTGGGCGTGACGTTCGTCCTCCTGCTGGCGACCGGCCTCGCGTTCGCCTACCCGGCGCTGTTCTGGCTGACCGCCCTGCTCGGCGGCGGCCCTTCGGCGCGGGTGCTGCATCCGTGGGTCGGCGTGCTGTTCGGGATCGGGATGGTCTTCATGATCGCCATCTGGGTCCGCGACATGTTCCTCAGCGACGTCGACTGGCGCTGGCTGCGCGCGGTGCGCGCCTACGCGACCCGGGATGCGGCGAACGTGCCCCCGGCTGGCAAGTACAACGCCGGCCAGAAGATGTTCTTCTGGTTCCAGGGGCTGCTGGCTGTCGTCTTCGTCGTCAGCGGCGTGCCGCTCTGGTTCCCCGAGTCGTTCGGCGCCGGCCTCCTGCAGTGGATGCGCCTGGCGCACTACTTCGCGACCCTCGGCGGCGGCCTGCTGCTGATCGTCCACGTCTACCTCGGCACCATCGCCTATCCCGGCACCGCCCGCGCGATGATCGACGGTACGGTCACCGAGCGCTGGGCCCGGCACCACCACCCGGGCTGGCACGAAGAGCAGACGCGACCCTAG
- a CDS encoding 4Fe-4S cluster-binding domain-containing protein produces MSASSERRRVKYIRRLDQVPEIPSDEIARLQPVTEEYVFRANDYYLHLIDWDDPDDPIRQLIIPRQEELNDWGRLDASNESAVTVARGVQHKYVDTVLLLCNEVCGAYCRYCFRKRLFMDDNDEVTNDVSAGLAYIAEHPEVTNVLLTGGDPLLMSTRRLVEIFEALRGIEHVRIIRIGSKMPAFDPWRVRRDEELQAAFRKYSTPEKRIYLMAHFDHPRELTDDAIIGIDTCLRNGVICVNQCPLIRGINDDPDVLAEMYSKLSYIGCPPYYLFQGRPTAGNEPYEVPIVRGWHIFQEALRRGSGLARRAKYCMSHETGKVEIVGVDEERIYLRYHQAKNPDDLSRFFVRRRDDDAYWLDQLEPVEAELACAN; encoded by the coding sequence ATGTCAGCGTCGTCGGAGCGGCGACGAGTGAAGTACATCCGACGACTGGATCAGGTGCCCGAGATCCCCTCGGACGAGATCGCGCGGCTGCAGCCGGTGACCGAGGAGTACGTCTTCCGCGCCAACGACTACTACCTGCACCTGATCGACTGGGACGATCCCGACGACCCGATCAGGCAGTTGATCATTCCGCGCCAGGAGGAGCTGAACGACTGGGGCCGGCTCGACGCCAGCAACGAGAGCGCGGTGACCGTCGCGCGCGGGGTGCAGCACAAGTACGTCGACACCGTGCTGCTGCTGTGCAACGAGGTCTGCGGCGCCTACTGCCGCTACTGCTTCCGCAAGCGGCTGTTCATGGACGACAACGACGAGGTGACCAACGACGTCAGCGCGGGGCTGGCGTACATCGCCGAGCACCCGGAGGTCACCAACGTCCTGCTGACCGGCGGCGACCCGCTGCTGATGAGCACGCGGCGGCTGGTCGAGATCTTCGAGGCGTTGCGCGGCATCGAGCACGTCCGCATCATCCGCATCGGATCGAAGATGCCGGCGTTCGACCCGTGGCGCGTCCGGCGCGACGAAGAGTTGCAGGCGGCGTTCCGGAAGTACTCGACGCCGGAGAAGCGCATCTACCTGATGGCGCACTTCGATCACCCGCGCGAGCTGACCGACGACGCGATCATCGGCATCGACACCTGCCTCCGCAACGGCGTCATCTGCGTGAACCAGTGCCCGTTGATCAGGGGCATCAACGACGACCCGGACGTGCTTGCCGAGATGTACTCGAAGCTCTCCTACATCGGCTGCCCCCCGTACTATCTGTTCCAGGGACGGCCGACGGCGGGCAACGAGCCCTACGAGGTGCCGATCGTGCGCGGCTGGCACATCTTCCAGGAGGCGCTCCGGCGGGGCTCCGGGCTCGCGCGGCGGGCGAAGTACTGCATGTCGCACGAGACCGGCAAGGTAGAGATCGTCGGCGTCGACGAAGAGCGGATCTACCTGCGCTATCACCAGGCCAAGAACCCCGACGACCTGAGCCGCTTCTTCGTGCGCCGGCGCGACGACGACGCGTACTGGCTGGATCAGCTCGAGCCGGTCGAGGCCGAGCTCGCCTGCGCCAACTGA
- the fdhE gene encoding formate dehydrogenase accessory protein FdhE translates to MTPFAVWSRRRQRVARLRAERPHAAELLAFYDDVLALQEPLYAKAVKSRWLGAVEANDGRGPRLRLERLPGRPRERDFSRFVRALPASATEVLRALASRLALEPTAMSELLTAVLGRDSIDAVAARLDCDAAALEFFPRAFVQPVAEALATQAFRDSNGPPSGDWDSGVAGKDESASCPYCGALPVAAVLRDEPEIKGRRTLLCSLCLAEWTFPRTRCPACGEDRADKRPHHVSESWSHVRVEECGSCGTYIKAVDLREFGLAVPVVDELASVDLDLWASGQGLSKLQKNLLGL, encoded by the coding sequence ATGACCCCGTTCGCAGTCTGGTCACGACGCCGGCAGCGCGTCGCGCGCCTGCGCGCCGAGCGTCCGCACGCTGCGGAGCTGCTGGCGTTCTACGACGATGTACTGGCCTTGCAGGAGCCGCTTTACGCCAAGGCGGTGAAGTCCCGCTGGTTGGGGGCGGTGGAGGCGAATGATGGCCGCGGGCCGCGACTCCGTCTCGAGCGTCTGCCGGGTCGGCCTCGCGAGCGGGATTTTTCCCGTTTCGTACGCGCCCTCCCGGCATCCGCGACGGAGGTGCTCAGGGCGCTGGCGTCGCGGCTGGCGTTGGAGCCCACGGCGATGTCGGAGTTGCTGACCGCCGTGCTCGGGCGGGATTCGATCGATGCTGTGGCTGCCCGGCTCGACTGTGACGCCGCCGCGCTGGAGTTCTTCCCCCGTGCCTTTGTCCAGCCGGTCGCCGAAGCGCTCGCGACGCAGGCGTTTCGCGACTCCAACGGACCTCCGAGTGGCGATTGGGACAGCGGAGTCGCCGGGAAGGACGAGAGCGCCTCATGTCCGTACTGCGGCGCGTTGCCGGTCGCCGCGGTGTTGCGCGACGAGCCGGAGATCAAGGGTCGGCGGACGCTGCTGTGTTCGCTGTGCCTGGCCGAGTGGACGTTCCCGAGGACGCGCTGTCCCGCGTGTGGCGAGGACCGGGCGGACAAGCGCCCGCATCACGTATCGGAGTCCTGGTCGCACGTTCGCGTGGAAGAGTGCGGGTCATGCGGGACGTATATCAAGGCGGTCGACCTGCGCGAGTTCGGGCTCGCGGTGCCGGTGGTCGACGAGCTGGCGTCCGTGGATCTCGATCTGTGGGCGAGCGGGCAGGGACTGTCCAAGCTGCAGAAGAACCTGCTCGGGCTGTAG
- a CDS encoding aspartyl-tRNA synthetase — MPTITLNADERAALNDPLTGQGGFQTLLERLHAAVQPNGELELTDADVATIRQYRTEYGSGGWQERLDRIFARTLGPFA; from the coding sequence GTGCCCACGATCACTCTGAACGCTGATGAGCGCGCCGCGCTGAACGACCCTCTCACTGGTCAGGGCGGCTTCCAAACGCTGCTCGAACGCCTCCATGCCGCCGTTCAGCCAAACGGAGAGCTGGAACTAACCGACGCGGATGTCGCCACGATTCGTCAGTACCGCACCGAGTACGGAAGTGGTGGCTGGCAAGAGCGTCTCGACCGCATCTTTGCGCGGACCCTCGGTCCGTTCGCGTAG
- a CDS encoding type II toxin-antitoxin system Phd/YefM family antitoxin: MSTVSVSELKSHLSRYLREVRRGGEVEILDRGAPVARLVPPEAGDGRGIRERLIAGGLLKPGAGGAAAILESEPLALPVTLSEALAEDRADRI; this comes from the coding sequence ATGAGCACTGTATCGGTATCCGAACTGAAGTCGCACCTGTCCCGCTATCTTCGAGAAGTCCGTCGCGGTGGAGAGGTGGAGATTCTCGACCGAGGCGCGCCCGTCGCGAGACTCGTGCCTCCCGAAGCCGGAGACGGCCGGGGAATCCGCGAACGGCTGATCGCCGGCGGCCTGTTGAAGCCGGGTGCGGGAGGCGCTGCAGCGATACTGGAGTCGGAGCCGCTGGCGTTGCCGGTCACCCTCTCGGAAGCGCTGGCCGAGGACCGGGCGGATCGGATTTGA
- the fdnG gene encoding formate dehydrogenase-N subunit alpha has product MDISRRTFLKASVTGGLAVSALGFDLRPAQAAVRQLKIRNATEYRTVCPYCAVGCGTIAYVHGSGGLNTKNTVIHVEGDPDSPINGGTLCPKGASQMELAISPRLRHQPLLRRAGAAEWEEVDWDTAMDWFARKFKDSRDASFRERDDQGRVVNRADGVAWVGSATVSNEDAYLITKTMRAMGLVYIDHQARIUHSPTVASLAATFGRGAMTNHWKDIKNTDVILVMGANPAENHPCGFKWAVEARDNRGAKLITIDPRFTRTSAVADRHMQIRPGSDIAVLGGLIRYALENDLHHADYVRAHTNATFVVGDQYGFADGLFAGFDEAASNYDKTAWDYERGPDGYVRRDPTLSHPRSVFQLLKQHYDRYTPEVVADIAGCSADEFLQMAEIICSTGRADRVGTIMYAVGWTMHTVGSQIIRTAAILQLLLGNIGRPGGGINALRGHANVQGATDHAIVAGILPGYLKVPTPPQQSLAAHLDESTPRPLVPDTVNYWGNYPKFYVSQMKAWFGDHATPANDFAYDYLAKQDGDATWLTIWDKAHQGTLEGFVTLGFNPLLAGPDVPRLLDAMSKLKWKVVIDPFMLDSAEFWKAPGMDPSQIDTEVLYLPSSHWIERDGSFTNSGRWAQWKEKAVDPPIGVQPDTWILSELFWRVKELYQAEGGAWNDAIQHLTWDYLNPREPTMVELAKEINGYDRTTGRLLSSFGELADDGSTTSGNWIYTGSYTEAGNQMQRRGTADPTGLGMHHDWAFSWPANRRVLYNRASADAEGRPWDQSRAGIAWNGREWIGDVPDYGRTTPPDAAGAFIMTEEGVARLFSSHLADGPFSEHYEPVESPSPNALHDNVPINPVIRWYDGVRETLATGDDDFPYACTVYRVVEREHFVTSNVPLLVETMPDFFVELPEGLAAEKGIPNASQVRVWSKRGEVQGTAIVTKRIKPLRVNGKVVWTVGIPVHWGFIGITQGSMANLLTPFIGDANTRCPEFKSFLVNIERA; this is encoded by the coding sequence ATGGACATCTCCCGCCGCACGTTCCTGAAGGCCTCGGTCACCGGCGGCCTCGCGGTCAGCGCCCTCGGCTTCGATCTCCGGCCGGCGCAGGCTGCGGTCCGCCAGCTCAAGATCCGCAACGCCACCGAGTACCGGACCGTCTGCCCGTACTGCGCGGTCGGCTGCGGGACCATCGCCTACGTCCACGGCAGCGGCGGCCTGAACACGAAGAACACCGTCATCCATGTCGAGGGCGACCCCGACAGCCCCATCAACGGCGGCACGCTCTGCCCGAAGGGCGCGTCGCAGATGGAGCTTGCGATCAGCCCGCGGCTGCGGCACCAGCCGCTGCTGCGCCGGGCGGGCGCGGCGGAGTGGGAAGAGGTCGACTGGGACACGGCGATGGACTGGTTCGCGCGCAAGTTCAAGGACTCGCGCGACGCCTCGTTCCGCGAGCGGGACGACCAGGGCCGCGTCGTCAACCGCGCCGACGGGGTCGCCTGGGTCGGCAGCGCCACCGTCTCGAACGAGGACGCCTACCTCATCACGAAGACGATGCGCGCGATGGGCTTGGTCTACATCGACCACCAGGCCCGCATATGACACAGCCCCACGGTGGCCAGTCTGGCCGCCACGTTCGGTCGCGGGGCGATGACCAACCACTGGAAGGACATCAAGAACACCGATGTCATCCTGGTGATGGGCGCCAACCCGGCCGAGAACCATCCCTGCGGGTTCAAGTGGGCGGTCGAGGCGCGTGACAACCGGGGCGCCAAGCTCATCACCATCGATCCGCGCTTCACCCGCACGTCGGCGGTGGCGGACCGGCACATGCAGATCCGGCCCGGCTCCGACATCGCGGTGCTGGGCGGCCTGATTCGCTACGCGCTCGAGAACGACCTGCACCACGCCGACTACGTGCGCGCCCACACCAACGCGACGTTCGTCGTCGGCGACCAGTACGGCTTCGCGGACGGGCTGTTCGCGGGCTTCGACGAGGCCGCGAGCAACTACGACAAGACGGCGTGGGACTACGAGCGGGGCCCCGACGGCTACGTCCGCCGCGACCCGACGCTGTCGCACCCGCGCTCGGTCTTCCAGCTTCTGAAGCAGCACTACGACCGTTACACGCCGGAGGTCGTCGCCGACATCGCCGGCTGCTCGGCCGACGAGTTCCTGCAGATGGCCGAGATCATCTGCTCGACCGGGCGCGCCGACCGGGTCGGGACGATCATGTACGCGGTCGGCTGGACGATGCACACGGTCGGCAGCCAGATCATCCGCACCGCGGCGATCCTGCAGTTGCTGCTCGGCAACATCGGCCGGCCCGGCGGCGGCATCAACGCGCTGCGCGGGCACGCCAACGTGCAGGGGGCGACCGACCACGCCATCGTCGCCGGCATTCTGCCCGGGTATCTCAAGGTGCCGACGCCGCCGCAGCAGTCGCTGGCCGCGCATCTCGACGAGTCGACGCCGCGGCCGCTGGTGCCCGACACCGTCAACTACTGGGGCAACTACCCGAAGTTCTACGTCTCGCAGATGAAGGCGTGGTTCGGCGATCACGCGACGCCGGCGAACGACTTCGCCTACGACTACCTGGCCAAGCAGGACGGCGACGCGACCTGGCTGACCATCTGGGACAAGGCGCACCAGGGGACGCTGGAGGGCTTCGTCACCCTCGGGTTCAACCCGCTGCTGGCCGGACCCGACGTGCCGCGGCTGCTCGACGCGATGTCGAAGCTGAAGTGGAAGGTGGTCATCGATCCCTTCATGCTCGACTCGGCCGAGTTCTGGAAGGCGCCGGGGATGGACCCGTCGCAGATCGACACCGAGGTGCTGTACCTGCCGTCCTCCCACTGGATCGAGCGCGACGGCTCGTTCACCAACAGCGGGCGTTGGGCGCAGTGGAAGGAGAAGGCGGTCGATCCGCCGATCGGCGTCCAGCCCGACACCTGGATCCTGTCCGAGCTCTTCTGGCGGGTGAAGGAGCTGTACCAGGCCGAGGGCGGGGCCTGGAACGATGCGATCCAGCACCTGACGTGGGACTACCTGAACCCGCGCGAGCCGACGATGGTCGAGCTGGCGAAGGAGATCAACGGCTACGACCGGACCACCGGCCGGCTGCTGTCGTCGTTCGGCGAGCTGGCCGACGACGGGTCGACGACCTCCGGCAACTGGATCTACACCGGCAGCTACACCGAGGCGGGCAACCAGATGCAGCGGCGGGGCACCGCCGACCCGACCGGCCTCGGCATGCATCATGACTGGGCGTTCAGTTGGCCGGCCAACCGCCGCGTGCTCTACAACCGCGCGTCGGCCGACGCCGAAGGGCGCCCGTGGGATCAGAGCCGCGCCGGCATCGCCTGGAACGGGCGCGAGTGGATCGGCGACGTCCCGGACTACGGCCGGACGACGCCGCCCGACGCGGCCGGCGCCTTCATCATGACCGAGGAGGGGGTGGCGCGCCTCTTCAGCAGCCACCTGGCCGACGGCCCGTTCTCGGAGCACTACGAGCCGGTCGAGAGCCCGTCGCCGAACGCACTGCACGACAACGTGCCGATCAACCCCGTCATCCGCTGGTACGACGGCGTGCGCGAGACGCTCGCCACGGGCGACGACGATTTTCCGTACGCCTGTACTGTCTACCGCGTCGTCGAGCGGGAGCACTTCGTCACGAGCAACGTGCCGCTGCTGGTCGAGACCATGCCGGACTTCTTCGTCGAGCTGCCCGAGGGACTGGCCGCCGAGAAGGGGATTCCCAACGCCAGCCAGGTGCGGGTCTGGTCGAAACGGGGCGAGGTGCAGGGGACGGCCATCGTCACCAAGCGCATCAAGCCGCTGCGCGTCAACGGCAAGGTCGTCTGGACGGTCGGCATCCCCGTGCACTGGGGTTTCATCGGCATCACACAGGGGTCGATGGCGAACCTGCTGACGCCGTTCATCGGGGACGCGAACACGCGCTGCCCGGAGTTCAAGTCGTTCCTGGTCAATATCGAGCGCGCCTGA
- a CDS encoding site-specific DNA-methyltransferase has product MEFVSRRLSEPSFVLSVPGWARYGVGPIWPASRNYTASTGDSVRFFANGFVPYRTIKSRDRDRPHPATFPVRIPMMCARLHGLERVTRMMDPFLGLGHSALACKVLGVRFVGFETDEGYLAEARRLIESFEPEAVNARTGASRRCSDTKPEQAHLRRPPLPGSRVDHASIRSPSRSATDKSR; this is encoded by the coding sequence ATTGAGTTCGTCTCCCGGCGGCTCTCGGAGCCGTCGTTCGTCCTCTCCGTTCCAGGATGGGCCCGCTACGGCGTCGGACCCATCTGGCCTGCCAGCCGAAACTACACCGCGTCTACTGGCGATTCCGTTCGTTTTTTTGCGAACGGGTTCGTGCCCTACCGGACGATCAAGAGCCGCGACAGGGATCGTCCGCATCCGGCGACCTTCCCCGTCCGCATACCGATGATGTGCGCCCGCCTGCACGGTCTCGAGCGCGTGACAAGGATGATGGATCCCTTCCTCGGGCTCGGACACAGCGCCCTGGCGTGCAAGGTCCTCGGCGTCCGCTTCGTCGGTTTCGAGACGGACGAGGGATACCTCGCGGAGGCGCGGCGGCTGATCGAATCGTTCGAGCCTGAAGCCGTGAACGCGCGTACCGGGGCCAGCCGGCGCTGTTCTGACACGAAGCCCGAGCAGGCTCATCTGCGGCGTCCACCGCTGCCGGGATCCAGGGTGGATCACGCCAGTATCCGGAGCCCCTCCAGATCCGCGACCGACAAGAGCCGCTGA
- a CDS encoding type II toxin-antitoxin system VapC family toxin: MRYLLDTNVCVDYLTGRYPSVAARLRTLGPAMVCLSSVVVAELRYGADKSAQPRRNHRMLDALTAEISCRAFDSAAAASYGKVRTDLERRGRPIGPNDMLIAAHAMSLGLVLVTNNVREFGRIDRLNLEDWREAPES; encoded by the coding sequence ATGAGATACCTGCTCGACACCAATGTCTGCGTCGACTACTTGACCGGCCGGTATCCGTCGGTCGCCGCCCGATTGCGCACGCTGGGTCCCGCCATGGTGTGCCTGTCGTCCGTGGTCGTGGCGGAACTGCGCTACGGGGCCGACAAGAGCGCACAGCCGCGGCGCAACCACCGGATGCTCGATGCCTTGACCGCAGAGATCTCCTGTCGGGCATTCGATTCCGCGGCGGCGGCGTCCTACGGAAAGGTGCGTACCGACCTCGAACGGCGCGGCCGGCCCATCGGTCCCAACGACATGCTCATCGCGGCGCATGCCATGTCTCTCGGACTGGTGCTCGTGACGAACAACGTCCGCGAGTTCGGCCGGATAGATCGGCTGAACCTGGAGGACTGGCGGGAAGCTCCCGAATCATGA
- a CDS encoding DUF262 domain-containing protein: MTRANILNTGTASYLELIGNGKTYRVPPYQRDYAWTQQEWEDLWNDVVEMRGDPEGRHYMGALVVQTHGDREFLVIDGQQRLATISLLALAVIQKLRRMADDGADQERNRERAAGLRNRFIGEKDPASLVESSRLHLNETDDSFYQDYLVQLEAPLNPRGLPQSSALLWKCHRYFSRQIDQLFGDARDNGEEIAQILSETVARRLLFILITVDDELNAYTLFETLNARGLELTATDLLRNYFFSKVRTPSDIDSLKRRWQSLIATVTQEDFPHFLRFHLLREEPHIRRKRLFKLVRDRVRTPDDTFAFVKALEANAELFAALADVNHGYWMDLPAAKPFVQELNLFGARQMTPVFFAAWRVFSDDDFVRLLKLVSVMVFRYSIVSALNPNLLERVSHLAAKAVLDGHATRPGAVFALLRTTYVDDDRFESDFGRWTVGTRGKRKKLARNVLARLETHAGDRRVDPETDPATVEHVLPENPAGEWPEVFPADRWDAAVSRLGNLTLLERTLNRNVGNAAYPAKRAAYETSAYVLAREIADMAPEEWTPALLEERQRRLAARAVRLWRSDFT, encoded by the coding sequence ATGACCCGGGCCAACATCCTCAACACGGGAACCGCCAGCTACCTGGAGCTGATCGGCAACGGCAAGACGTACCGCGTTCCCCCGTACCAGCGGGACTACGCCTGGACGCAGCAGGAGTGGGAGGACCTCTGGAACGACGTTGTCGAAATGCGCGGCGATCCCGAAGGTCGTCACTACATGGGCGCTCTGGTCGTCCAGACCCATGGTGACCGCGAGTTCCTCGTCATCGACGGCCAGCAGCGGCTGGCGACCATCTCGCTGCTGGCCCTGGCGGTCATTCAGAAGCTGCGGCGCATGGCGGATGATGGCGCGGATCAGGAGCGGAACCGGGAACGCGCCGCAGGGCTTCGCAACCGCTTCATCGGCGAGAAGGACCCGGCGTCGCTGGTCGAGAGCAGCCGGCTGCACCTGAACGAGACCGACGACTCCTTCTACCAGGACTACCTCGTTCAGCTCGAGGCGCCACTGAATCCCCGTGGCCTGCCGCAGTCGAGTGCGCTCCTGTGGAAGTGCCATCGGTACTTCTCCAGGCAGATCGATCAGTTGTTCGGAGACGCACGGGACAACGGCGAGGAGATCGCACAGATTCTGTCGGAGACCGTCGCTCGCCGCCTGCTTTTCATTCTCATCACGGTCGACGACGAACTCAATGCCTACACCTTGTTCGAGACGCTCAACGCCCGCGGCCTGGAGCTGACGGCGACCGATCTGCTGAGGAACTACTTCTTCTCGAAAGTGCGTACGCCAAGCGACATCGACTCGCTGAAGCGGCGCTGGCAATCATTGATCGCGACCGTGACGCAGGAGGACTTCCCCCACTTTCTTCGCTTCCACCTCCTGCGCGAGGAGCCGCACATCCGTCGCAAGCGGCTGTTCAAGCTGGTGCGTGACCGCGTCCGGACACCGGACGATACGTTCGCGTTCGTGAAGGCGTTGGAGGCCAACGCGGAGCTCTTCGCGGCACTGGCCGACGTCAACCACGGCTACTGGATGGATCTGCCCGCGGCCAAGCCGTTCGTCCAGGAGCTGAACCTCTTCGGCGCCCGGCAGATGACGCCGGTCTTCTTCGCCGCGTGGCGCGTGTTCTCGGACGACGACTTCGTCCGGCTGCTGAAGCTGGTAAGTGTCATGGTCTTCCGCTACTCGATCGTCAGCGCCTTGAATCCCAACCTGCTGGAGCGCGTTTCGCACTTGGCGGCGAAGGCTGTTCTCGACGGGCACGCGACCCGTCCCGGGGCGGTATTCGCACTGCTCCGGACAACCTACGTGGATGACGACCGATTCGAGAGCGACTTCGGACGGTGGACCGTAGGTACGAGAGGAAAGCGCAAGAAGCTCGCCCGAAACGTCCTTGCCAGGCTGGAGACGCATGCCGGCGATCGCAGAGTCGATCCCGAGACCGACCCTGCCACCGTGGAACACGTACTGCCCGAGAACCCGGCTGGGGAATGGCCCGAGGTCTTCCCGGCAGACCGTTGGGATGCAGCCGTTTCCCGGCTCGGGAACCTGACCCTGCTTGAGCGAACGCTGAACCGAAACGTCGGCAACGCGGCATACCCGGCGAAGCGAGCCGCCTACGAGACGAGTGCGTACGTGCTGGCGAGGGAGATCGCCGACATGGCGCCGGAGGAATGGACGCCCGCGCTGCTGGAAGAGCGACAGCGGAGGCTCGCGGCGCGGGCCGTGCGCCTGTGGCGGTCGGATTTCACATAG